From the genome of Sulfurovum sp. NBC37-1, one region includes:
- a CDS encoding FeoA family protein: MKLTELTKGDKAEIVKIHADKPLKDRLNSFGVMRGEELTVKGCSLAKQTIEIEVGATLIALRKEEAEKIEVKKI, translated from the coding sequence ATGAAACTGACAGAACTTACAAAAGGTGACAAAGCTGAGATCGTAAAGATCCATGCTGATAAACCTCTCAAAGACCGCTTGAATTCGTTTGGTGTTATGCGCGGGGAGGAACTCACTGTCAAAGGATGTTCCCTCGCCAAACAGACCATAGAGATAGAGGTTGGCGCTACGCTAATCGCCCTTCGAAAAGAAGAAGCCGAAAAGATTGAAGTCAAAAAAATATAA